One stretch of Juglans microcarpa x Juglans regia isolate MS1-56 chromosome 3D, Jm3101_v1.0, whole genome shotgun sequence DNA includes these proteins:
- the LOC121255026 gene encoding protein FAR1-RELATED SEQUENCE 5-like, protein MVAVVAFFTGPKAHWSLSEEDHGNGSMKKGKEHSSTIRPSTSNPPSVDIPSTSPNIPMHGYYRPLSADIPSTSPNIPMHDFYGAVPVWSSGFLPFPAVNQCPSNIQNASYPFQHGMESQLSLSNTSVTSRFLGTEDTRTSVGETQSAATSSRVEEIHLDRRDAQEIECGSAKTSEKAEMDGDDEPVSGMEFNSLEDLMSYYKEYGKKCGFGVMTKKSERGEDETVRYVTLACARGGKARNRTINVANPRPTGKTECKAKINALKVADGKFRLTTVHNLYNHGHSPNKSRFFRCNREVSESVKRVLDTNDLAGIRMNKSFGSLVVGAGGFENLPFLEKDCRNYIDKARHLRLGAGGAGALRDYFLRMQYKNSGFFALMDLDDEGRLKNVFLADPRSRATYQYFGDVVTFDTTYLTNRYGMPFAPFVGVNHHGQSILLGSGLISSEDTETFVWLFQTWLQCMDGIAPKAIITDQDRAMKNAIAIVFSESRHRFCLWHILKKVPEKLGCYGSYKSGMKTTLMKCVYDTQTPEEFEKCWDEMISTYNLHDNVWLQSLYTEREHWIPAFLKNVFWAGMSTTQRSESMNAFFDGYVHAKTNLKEFVDQYDNALKKKIENENCADFQSFNVTIPCISRSLIEKRYQQLYTNAKFREVQIQLTGIIDLDPVLLKEDGTVKTYLVEDEVHLEDFTKLVTHSVDFSDDDAVAKCSCGLFEMRGIVCRHIFAVFKCNGIKTIPDRYVLDRWRKDIKRRYTLINNRYDACDQREDANRYSKYEGNQEPPSMTEKCGNVDAATNDISTYGSSTKVLSPLVVRGKGRPPSLRRVSRMERELRKIKEKTKKAQGKEKRKQNLIGYYFISKMGKRIQ, encoded by the exons ATGGTCGCCGTCGTCGCCTTCTTTACGGGTCCGAAAGCACACTGGTCACTGAGCGAGGAG GATCATGGAAATGGAAG catgaaaaaaggaaaagaacattCATCTACCATAAGACCATCTACCTCAAATCCTCCATCTGTG GACATACCATCAACTTCTCCAAACATCCCAATGCACGGTTACTATCGACCCTTATCCGCg GATATACCATCAACTTCTCCAAACATCCCAATGCACGATTTCTATGGAGCAGTGCCTGTGTGGTCATCGGGTTTTCTCCCATTTCCCGCTGTCAACCAATGTCCAAGCAATATACAG aATGCTAGTTATCCATTTCAACATGGCATGGAAAGCCAGTTGTCTCTCAGCAATACCTCCGTTACAAGCAGATTTCTGGGTACGGAGGATACTAGAACCTCAGTTGGGGAAACTCAATCGGCAGCTACATCTTCTAGAGTTGAAGAAATTCATCTTGATAGACGAGATGCACAAGAAATCGAGTGTGGTAGTGCCAAAACATCAGAGAAAGCGGAAATGGATGGTGATGATGAGCCCGTTTCGGGGATGGAATTTAATTCATTAGAAGATTTAATGAGTTATTATAAGGAATATGGCAAAAAATGTGGGTTTGGGGTGATGACAAAAAAGAGTGAGAGGGGAGAGGATGAGACTGTGAGATATGTCACTCTTGCCTGTGCCCGTGGAGGGAAGGCCCGGAATAGGACTATAAATGTCGCCAACCCACGTCCGACAGGAAAGACGGAATGTAAGGCAAaaattaatgccttaaaagttgCTGACGGAAAGTTTCGGCTGACTACAGTTCACAATCTCTACAACCACGGCCACAGTCCAAATAAATCTCGCTTCTTTCGATGTAATCGAGAAGTGAGTGAATCTGTTAAAAGGGTCTTAGATACAAATGATTTGGCCGGCATccgaatgaataagagttttgGGTCTCTTGTTGTTGGCGCGGGTGGTTTTGAGAACCTCCCGTTTTTGGAAAAGGATTGTCGTAACTACATCGACAAGGCACGACATCTACGATTGGGCGCAGGTGGTGCTGGAGCGCTTCGAGACTACTTTCTACGAATGCAGTACAAAAATTCGGGGTTCTTTGCACTAATGGATTTGGATGATGAAGGGaggttaaaaaatgtttttttggcAGACCCCCGTAGTAGAGCAACCTACCAATATTTCGGGGATGTCGTAACCTTCGACACCACCTACTTGACGAACCGATATGGGATGCCCTTTGcgccatttgttggtgtaaaccaccatgggCAGTCAATTTTGTTGGGATCTGGATTGATTTCCTCTGAGGATACTGAGACCTTCGTTTGGTTATTCCAAACTTGGTTGCAGTGTATGGATGGTATAGCACCGAAGGCTATTATCACTGACCAAGACAGAGCCATGAAGAATGCAATTGCAATTGTTTTCTCAGAAAGCCGACATAGATTTTGCCTGTGGCATATCCTTAAGAAAGTCCCTGAAAAGCTTGGCTGTTATGGTTCTTACAAAAGTGGAATGAAAACTACACTGATGAAATGTGTGTATGACACACAAACGCCCgaagagtttgaaaaatgttgggaTGAGATGATTAGTACGTACAACTTACATGATAATGTCTGGTTGCAGAGTTTATACACTGAGCGTGAGCATTGGATACCGGCcttcttgaaaaatgtattttgggctggaatgagtacaacacAGAGgagcgagagcatgaatgccTTCTTTGATGGTTATGTTCATGCTAAGACAAATTTGAAAGAGTTTGTTGATCAGTATGATAATGCGTtgaaaaagaagattgagaacgAAAATTGCGCGGACTTCCAGTCATTTAACGTCACAATTCCCTGCATCTCGAGATCTCTAATTGAAAAGAGATATCAACAGCTGTACACAAATGCTAAATTCAGGGAAGTTCAAATACAACTTACCGGCATTATTGACTTGGACCCAGTTTTACTTAAAGAGGACGGTACAGTGAAGACCTATCTGGTAGAGGATGAAGTTCATCTCGAAGATTTCACTAAGCTGGTTACACATTCAGTGGATTTTAGTGATGATGATGCAGTCGCCAAGTGTTCTTGTGGTTTATTTGAAATGAGGGGGATAGTATGCAGGCACATCTTCGCCGTCTTCAAATGTAACGGGATTAAGACAATACCAGATAGGTACGTGCTGGATCGATGGAGGAAAGATATCAAAAGAAGATACACGTTGATCAACAATAGATATGACGCATGTGATCAACGGGAAGATGctaatagatattcaa AGTATGAAGGGAATCAAGAACCTCCATCGATGACTGAGAAGTGTGGAAATGTTGATGCCGCGACAAATGACATATCGACATATGGTAGTTCAACAAAAGTACTCAGTCCACTTGTTGTGCGAGGAAAAGGCAGACCCCCATCTCTGAGGAGAGTATCCAGGATGGAGAGAGAACTGCGAAAAATTaaggagaagacgaagaaaGCGCAGGGGAAGGAAAAACGCAAACAG AACCTCATTGGTTACTATTTTATTAGCAAGATGGGGAAGAGAATCCAGTAG
- the LOC121255028 gene encoding uncharacterized protein LOC121255028 gives MASSQSSDLVNDDVIESPTCWCGLKTPIKTSYTKKNPRRRFFACPKYNTGDAMCEFFVWTDIFKLIEKNILSRENKARKTLDDVLKREYAVRKREDKVREMAKKLKKEKRKLLYLNWIVAFVILLAWFG, from the exons ATGGCATCATCTCAATCATCAGATTTAGTTAATGATGATGTCATAGAATCACCaacttgttggtgtggtttgaaaacGCCAATAAAGACGTCCTACACTAAGAAAAATCCTAGAAGGAGATTCTTTGCCTGCCCAAAATATAATACG GGAGATGCAATGTGTGAATTCTTTGTATGGACGgatatatttaagttgatagAGAAGAacattttatcaagagagaataaGGCTCGGAAGACGTTGGATGATGTATTAAAGCGCGAGTATGCCGTTCGCAAAAGGGAAGATAAAGTGAGAGAGATGGcgaagaagttgaaaaaggaaaaacgaAAGTTATTGTATTTGAATTGGATTGTCGCCTTTGTAATATTGTTAGCTTGGTTCggataa